The window TGGGCCTGGGTTGGCGGTATAGCTCGTTAATGTTACGGTTAATTTGGGAAAAGGATAGCTTGTTTAGGGGTCAAGTAAGGTTTGTTTGGGAATCAAGTAAATCTCTCTACaaggagaggagatgtatcgATCTACTCAAGCAAAAATTAgaaggaaaaagtttcataaaaGTCGGACCCCAACTGTACTTTGGATAGGATTGACGACGGGACCTTTTTACAACACACATATAAACACGCATATAAACTGCGCCACCTTCGACCAAAAAATCTGCTCCCCACAGGAGTTGAACTCTGATTGGCAGAGTGTCTAGCGCACGGCCAGACCAACTGGTCTAGCGGCCGCTGGCCCCTAGCAACCACATAACAGTTCCACTGTTCCCCATTCTTACTTATGCCGGTCTGGACATTTCTAGGAGGCCGTTTTGTTTTTTCTTATACACATGAAGGACAATATCATGTCCTGGATATTCCCGGTCCGTTTTTATTTTCAGAACAAGATCATGTCCTGGATATGCTTCAAAAAGTGTTGGCGGCTCTGGAAGTACCTGTGTGAAGTGGTGTTCAGGAATCAGCTCCCCTCGCATCAATGCTTACTGATGAcctgcagaaaaaaaaaagcagcacTGTGGTGCTACCACATCAAGCATGACGAAGCGTGTATTGGTTTATTGTCGGCTATGCCATCATTAGATCATTCCCCATGTGCTGCAATATCCAAtgattctcttttttttcgcgAACGCGCCGGAGCACTTATTTCATTAAAAAGAAAACAATACGACTATTACAAATCTTAATAGACAGAGACTATTAAGGCGGATATAAAGTACCACCAAGCAAGTGGCGGACGACCAAAACTACaaacaagaacagcaagaaccaTAGAGGAGGAGACAGACCCGGACTCAAATACCTAGCCAAAACCACATAACTGAACCTGCAAAAGAAAACTACACCACCAAAAACACGAAGGTCTATGACGCAAAatggtggcaaagcatccacttGACCAACCAAcaacggcggcaaagcatccgccagaaaTGAACTCCAACCATCGACAACGGCGGCAAATCATCCGCCAGAACAGCacagcggcaaagcatccgcctaAGAAGAGGGgcagcaaagcatccgccaatcAACGACCAATTCGAACTTGGCAATGTAGAGGAGACTAAGCAAAGGCAGGCGCAGAAGTGGATCCTCGCTGGAGAGAGCAGGCAACCACCACCGGCAAGAGCTTCCAAGACAATGCCTCTAGGGAGGGAGCGACGCAAAGAGGCGCCGCCGTCATCCGACCAAAATGGTCTAGGTTTTCACCTAGAAAGCTCGCCGAAGAGGAGGGCATAGGGGAAAGAGTGACGCCTTCAACAAGGTAAGCGACGTCCTCGGACGTCGCCGTCACTAGACTGCAAGCGGACCAAGGCTTTCGCCTTCACCCCGAACCCAACCCAGAGTCGAAGACAGCAGCAGGCCAACACCCCaagccggaggccggcggccggcggccggccacgaGCCCCGACGAGAGCACCCACCCAGGGCGAACGGTGGCGCGGCCACACGAGGCGACAACGGCACGGCCAGGGGCCCCCAGCCACACGAGGCAGCAGCGACGGGCGGCATGGCCAGGAGCCCCCGGCCacccgaggtggcggcggcggcgacgtggccATGGGCCCCAAGCCacccgaggtggcggcggcatgGCCAAGATCTAAGGCGCGGCGGTACGCAGCCCGCCCCACccgaaccggcggcggcgcgcagcgtgCCCCACCCGAACCGGTtgcggcggcgcctcccccctccctgagccgccggcggcgcctccccTAGCCGACGGCGGAGGAGCGCCCGGAACCGGCCATGGGGCTCGGCGGCACGTAGCCCGCCCCACCCgaaccggcggcggtggcggccgcgcccCCCGAACCGGCGGCGAAGGAGCGCCCAGAACCGGCCATGGGGGGCCCAGATCCACGGAGAaggaggccggatccggccccgtcggcggcggcggcgccctcccgAGCCGGCGAAGGAGCGCCCTGATCCGACCTTGGGAGACCCGGATCCGGCCCCGGCgaccggcggtggcgaggaacggcgaagttggaggccgggaggaggaagggggcgggagaggaaggagaagacgtGAGGGCGACGTGGACAGAGCCAACTTCGGCTTGGCCACAGGCCACCGGCGCCGGCCGGTTGCCGGGGGCCACCGGAGGTGGCTTGGGGCGGGTACGGGGCGCCCCCGAGTCGCCACCTAGAGCGACGCGGGGGTCTAGGAGCATCCAATGATTCTCAACTTTTGGATTGGATGTAACATATTCAGTAATCAAAGCCCAGCACAATTATATAAAAATTATCAAGAACATAGTTAGCAGGACAATCAAATACCAGGAGTCAAGCATGTTGACACGAACTGCAGCTAGAGTCTCTTGTTCACTATTCTTAGAAACGAACAGACCAGGTAAGCTCATAGGCACAAATAACCAACATGTTCACTAATCATTCTGTTTTCCGAGTCACTGAGTCAGCAATCTTATAACAGTTTACTTCTGGTAACAATATTTTTATTCTGCATTTAGAATTAATTGTTCAAAATAAAAATGCAAAGCAAACCAGATGGAGATGTCTACCTATGCATTAACAGTCCCAGACAGATCTAGGGTCAAGATTGCAAAGTTGAGTCACAATAAGCTGTATGACCTAGAAAATAAAATTCTAGCCTGCACCCTGCATATGGTTGGAACGTGAAACGTTTCCTCAGCGTTCAGTAAACACCCAGGGCACATTTCAATCAGCAAGCCAATAAGGTGTCAATCAGCCGGTTCACTGACACTGCATAACAAGCAGCATAAATCACATACATAGTCATCATCATAGTTCTTAGCTTAGATAATTCAACACAACAGTTGGGACTAGCACAATTCATGCAGGTAAAAGGCCAGATATCTCACTACCTAGTAGCAAGCCATGGCCacctattatcttattatttggccaacaaacgaagtctccacgttcgctctcaagacctaaaaattcccacgttaatcggagaaaaatagaaaaataaaaattacccaccactgccattatgataaaagtTAGCTTAAAATAcccatgtgcctaattaaaaatcacccaccaatgtcattatgaaaaattaaatataaaataccatttagctatatatcagttacaaacatatactattaataaaaactaaagctaacaacaattaatcaaaataaaaaaaataagaataattttatgcataatattattaaagctcaacaaatcaaattgttattataggtagatcatatttgaattgttttaaccaacaataagacataactTATGATAACAAAtagggtgatgtatggtaaaaaatagtataatctttaaggaTACACCAACatgtaaatttttgaattttcaatactagccgtgcaaatgcgcgggctatacgcctagttaatTAATAAGTCATCACCTTGAAGACTTCAGCAGACCACAGATGTCAAATGCTAAGGATATGGCAAAGGTTCACGGAAGCATTGACCATGCGACTACCACTGATAACTTGCAGAACTCAAGCTGAAGGACCAACTGGCTCTTCAATGCCACTCTGGGATGAAGTTCACATGATTGAAAAAGGTACCGCCACTGCCACCAACCTCTGTGGCCTCCACATAAACAGACAGAAACCTGTTGTCCACATCCCCTTCCTCCTTAACTGAAACGACACGCCGGTCTAATGCAACCAGACCATCGCTGGCGACTGTCACCTTCCTGTCCAAAGAGTCGAGCAGTATGACATCTTCATCTATCCCAGTGGTGCGTGCAGTGAAACGGGCCTTGAAATCAGCCGATCCTTCAACAACATGGATTTCAATGGTAGCCTCCACTGCATGTGAGAGATGCGCGAGAAAAAACTCCATCGTGCTATGTTCGGTCGATTCAACCTCTCTTCGAGCAAAGCCGGTGTTGCTCATGTGAGGAATGTGGTCGTAACAGAAGCAATGGTAACTCAATACCTTGTCCTCACACTCAAATGGTGTTCCAATGCTCTTGACCTTCAGGTCGACCTCGAAAAAGACGGGATCGATAAGGACAACAGCACGACTAGGGCCTGTGAGCTTCAAATATGAATCGCAGGTACAAACACAGTTAATTATATATATGCTTAGTACCATGTATCTTAAACGCAAAAGATTAGAAAGGGCTACAGTGTGAAGGGCAGCAAACGCAAAGCAAACATGACGTAGCAATCACATGGAACATCATCTAGCACGAAGcagagtaattttttttttcaaaatagagTGTAAAGACAAGCAGACAACTACATTAGAGAGTAACTGGAAGCTTCTAGGATGAACCATGTTTCCCTCAATTTTTAGTAGCAGCAGATTGGATCAATCATGTTTGGAGGCTCCAGTCACCCAGCAGTACTATATATTTTTTCAAAAGAGGACAAGCTGAACATAACGACTATGAAAATGTGAAATAAAATCTCATTGTCACCACAGGTGAAACACTTGCCTCAGGTGAAGCGAGGGTCTGGCAGTCCTCCCTACTTCGTCGGAAGAGATAATTGCGCTTTCTATCCAGCGAGTCACGCACAGCAACATGGCCATAGACATTCAGCGGCCACTGGAGGGCTCCCTTGATCTCTGTCACGTTCACCGAAAAGATTTGCAGCATGTGTCTTGGCCAAGCAGAGATTGGAAGGATCGGCCCAACCGTGTGCTGCATGGCTGGAATCTCCGCTGCATGCACGCAGAAATATTATTCATTGCAAGGTTCTTATACGCAGTGTTAGCATAAACGGTAAATGTTAAACAGTCTATCGCGTACCATTTAGCTATTTATTCAGACTAAACGATCATTTAAACAGATTAAATGGTCAATAAACAGAGTAAACGGCTGATTAAACAGACATTGCTGGCCACTGCGTAGCGTTTACATGGCGTGTAGACGGGCTAAATGGCCATGTAGATGAACAGTACTAATACGCACATCGTTATTTCAC is drawn from Panicum virgatum strain AP13 chromosome 1N, P.virgatum_v5, whole genome shotgun sequence and contains these coding sequences:
- the LOC120655871 gene encoding uncharacterized protein LOC120655871, yielding MEVNTEAEPLRDGATSQDHDREEEGGHDIGGEAKRLREGNDDKDGESGRHQEYMDEDEVDWTMGINILDSYRQEWISTYGKMWGSFEDETEIPAMQHTVGPILPISAWPRHMLQIFSVNVTEIKGALQWPLNVYGHVAVRDSLDRKRNYLFRRSREDCQTLASPELTGPSRAVVLIDPVFFEVDLKVKSIGTPFECEDKVLSYHCFCYDHIPHMSNTGFARREVESTEHSTMEFFLAHLSHAVEATIEIHVVEGSADFKARFTARTTGIDEDVILLDSLDRKVTVASDGLVALDRRVVSVKEEGDVDNRFLSVYVEATEVGGSGGTFFNHVNFIPEWH